Proteins from a genomic interval of Caulobacter sp. NIBR1757:
- a CDS encoding MFS transporter, protein MSDSPDTPADPEDTSVRALLRERDYVFFWFSRWTAVLGVQIQSVALGWHVYDIARRTMDVKQSALMVSLIGLVSFVPVLLLALPAGETADRHNRRRIVLICYGVEIIVAAALAAAAFWQRETIPLLLGAAIVFGAARAYFSPANTALGPMLVSRALLPRAIAWNSLAWQTGSIIGPALGGFLIAVSLSAPYTASLILYIVAGLCMLMIRGNAQPQLQPGSRWSLMKEGLAYVWNNKIVFGAISLDLAAVILGGAVALLPVFARDVLVLTPDQQAWAFGLLRASPAIGAALVAVYLAANPIHRRAGLIMFLSVALFGAFTIVFGLSKSLWLSVAALAILGGADMVSVYVRQTLIQLATPDYMRGRVATVSSLFIGASNELGEFETGLVARFLGPVGAAVFGGVGALAVTGLWAWMFPQLRKADRLV, encoded by the coding sequence ATGAGCGACTCCCCCGATACGCCCGCCGATCCCGAAGACACCTCCGTCCGCGCCCTGCTGCGCGAGCGTGACTACGTCTTCTTCTGGTTCTCCCGCTGGACCGCCGTGCTCGGCGTCCAGATCCAGAGCGTGGCCCTGGGCTGGCACGTCTACGACATCGCCCGCCGCACCATGGACGTGAAGCAGTCGGCCCTGATGGTCAGCCTGATCGGGCTGGTCTCCTTCGTGCCCGTTCTGCTGCTGGCCCTGCCGGCCGGAGAGACCGCCGACCGCCACAACCGCCGCCGCATCGTGCTGATCTGCTATGGCGTCGAGATCATCGTCGCCGCCGCCCTCGCCGCCGCCGCCTTCTGGCAGCGCGAGACGATTCCACTGCTGCTGGGCGCCGCCATCGTCTTCGGCGCGGCCCGGGCCTACTTCTCGCCGGCCAACACGGCGCTCGGCCCCATGCTGGTCTCCCGCGCCCTGCTGCCGCGCGCCATCGCCTGGAATTCGCTGGCCTGGCAGACCGGCTCGATCATCGGGCCGGCCCTGGGCGGCTTCCTGATCGCCGTCTCGCTCAGCGCCCCCTACACCGCCTCCCTGATCCTCTACATCGTCGCCGGCCTCTGCATGCTGATGATCCGCGGCAACGCCCAACCCCAGCTGCAGCCCGGCTCCCGCTGGTCCCTGATGAAGGAGGGGCTGGCCTATGTCTGGAACAACAAGATCGTCTTCGGGGCCATCTCCCTGGACCTTGCCGCCGTCATCCTCGGCGGCGCCGTCGCCCTGCTGCCGGTGTTCGCCCGCGACGTGCTTGTCCTGACGCCCGACCAGCAGGCCTGGGCGTTCGGGTTGCTGCGCGCCTCGCCGGCCATCGGCGCCGCCCTGGTCGCCGTCTATCTGGCGGCCAACCCGATCCATCGCCGCGCCGGCCTGATCATGTTCCTTTCCGTCGCCCTGTTCGGGGCCTTCACCATCGTCTTTGGCCTGTCGAAGTCGCTTTGGCTCTCGGTCGCCGCCCTGGCCATCCTCGGCGGGGCCGACATGGTCAGCGTCTATGTCCGCCAGACCCTGATCCAGCTGGCCACCCCCGACTATATGCGTGGCCGGGTCGCCACCGTCTCGTCGCTGTTCATCGGCGCCTCCAACGAGCTTGGCGAATTCGAGACCGGCCTCGTGGCCCGTTTCCTGGGCCCTGTCGGGGCGGCGGTGTTCGGCGGCGTCGGAGCCCTGGCCGTCACCGGCCTCTGGGCCTGGATGTTCCCGCAACTGCGCAAGGCCGACCGGTTGGTCTAG
- a CDS encoding SDR family NAD(P)-dependent oxidoreductase — MGVLSGKVVIVTGAAGGIGKECALLAAREGAKVVVNDLGGSVGGGDEGDAGPAQQTANEIKAAGGEAVANSDSVTSMAAVKAMVEQAKDEFGGLHAIINPAGILRDKMFHKMDDEDWDRVIEVHLRGAYNVSRAAVELFRDQQEGSYVHFTSTSGLIGNIGQANYAAAKLGVMGLSRILAMEGALKNVRSNIIAPFAWTRMIATIPVKDEASAERVGRMKNAMRADQVAQLAVALASPEAKDVSGQIFAVRGNEVILFDQPRPVRNMANLEGWTPRSLLDVALPAMKNSFFDTGASASVFPYDPI, encoded by the coding sequence ATGGGCGTTCTGTCGGGCAAGGTCGTGATCGTCACCGGCGCCGCCGGCGGCATCGGCAAGGAGTGCGCGCTGCTGGCCGCGCGCGAGGGCGCCAAGGTGGTCGTCAATGACCTGGGCGGCAGCGTCGGCGGCGGCGACGAGGGCGACGCCGGCCCCGCGCAACAGACCGCCAACGAGATCAAGGCCGCCGGCGGCGAGGCCGTCGCCAACTCCGACAGCGTCACCAGCATGGCCGCCGTCAAGGCCATGGTCGAACAGGCCAAGGACGAGTTCGGCGGCCTGCACGCCATCATCAATCCGGCCGGCATCCTGCGCGACAAGATGTTCCACAAGATGGACGACGAGGACTGGGACCGCGTCATCGAGGTTCACCTGCGCGGCGCCTACAACGTCTCCCGCGCCGCCGTCGAACTGTTCCGCGACCAGCAGGAAGGCTCCTACGTCCACTTCACCTCGACCTCTGGGCTGATCGGCAACATCGGCCAGGCCAACTACGCCGCCGCCAAGCTCGGCGTCATGGGCCTCTCGCGCATCCTGGCCATGGAAGGGGCGCTGAAGAACGTCCGCTCCAACATCATTGCCCCCTTCGCCTGGACCCGGATGATCGCCACCATCCCGGTCAAGGACGAGGCCTCGGCCGAGCGCGTCGGCCGGATGAAGAACGCCATGCGCGCCGACCAGGTCGCCCAGCTGGCCGTGGCGCTCGCCAGCCCGGAAGCCAAGGACGTCTCGGGCCAGATCTTCGCCGTGCGCGGCAACGAGGTCATCCTGTTCGACCAGCCCCGCCCGGTCCGCAACATGGCCAACCTCGAAGGCTGGACCCCCCGCTCGCTGCTCGACGTCGCCCTTCCGGCGATGAAGAACAGCTTCTTCGACACCGGCGCGTCCGCCTCGGTGTTCCCATACGACCCGATCTGA
- a CDS encoding acetyl-CoA C-acetyltransferase: MRRAAIVSPLRTAVGKFQGSLASMTAGEIGGVIIKELVERTKIDPERIDDVTFAHGYPNGEAPCIARWSLLQAGLPIGIPGVSMDRRCGSGLQAVIDAAMRIQTGAADVVIAGGCESMSNVEYYSTDMRNGARAGSVVMHDRLARGRVMSQPVERFGVISGMIETADNLARDYQISREEADEYAVMSHQRAAKAWAENRFADELVPVSVKQKKGDPIVFAHDEGYRADATMESLGKLRALEKDGVVTAGNASQQNDAGAACLVVAEDKLEELGLEPIGWFHSWAAAGCEPSRMGIGPVPAVERLFARNGLGWSDIDLVELNEAFAPQVLAVLKGWNWDDRDKLNVNGGGISLGHPIGATGGRILANLLHEMQRREVRYGLETMCIGGGQGIAAVFERA; the protein is encoded by the coding sequence ATGCGCCGCGCCGCTATCGTCAGCCCCCTCCGCACCGCCGTCGGCAAGTTCCAGGGCAGCCTCGCCAGCATGACCGCCGGCGAGATCGGCGGCGTCATCATCAAGGAATTGGTCGAACGCACGAAGATCGACCCGGAACGGATCGACGACGTCACGTTTGCGCATGGCTATCCCAACGGCGAGGCGCCCTGCATCGCCCGTTGGTCGCTGCTGCAGGCCGGCCTGCCGATCGGCATCCCCGGCGTCTCCATGGACCGCCGCTGCGGCTCAGGGCTGCAGGCGGTGATCGACGCGGCCATGCGCATCCAGACCGGGGCCGCCGACGTCGTCATCGCCGGCGGCTGCGAGAGCATGAGCAATGTCGAGTACTACTCGACCGACATGCGCAACGGCGCCCGCGCCGGCAGCGTCGTCATGCACGATCGCCTGGCCCGCGGCCGGGTGATGAGCCAGCCCGTCGAGCGCTTCGGCGTCATCAGCGGCATGATCGAGACCGCCGACAACCTGGCCCGCGACTACCAGATCAGTCGCGAGGAGGCTGACGAATATGCGGTGATGAGCCACCAGCGCGCCGCCAAGGCCTGGGCCGAGAACCGCTTCGCCGACGAGCTGGTGCCGGTTTCGGTCAAGCAGAAGAAGGGCGATCCTATCGTCTTCGCACATGACGAGGGCTACCGCGCCGACGCCACGATGGAGAGCCTCGGCAAGCTGCGCGCCCTGGAGAAGGACGGCGTCGTCACCGCCGGCAACGCCAGCCAGCAGAACGACGCCGGCGCCGCCTGCCTGGTGGTCGCCGAGGACAAGCTGGAGGAACTGGGCCTCGAACCCATCGGCTGGTTCCACAGCTGGGCCGCCGCCGGCTGCGAGCCCTCGCGCATGGGCATCGGCCCGGTGCCGGCCGTCGAGCGCCTGTTCGCCCGCAACGGTCTCGGTTGGAGCGACATCGATCTGGTCGAACTGAACGAGGCTTTCGCCCCGCAGGTGCTGGCCGTGCTCAAGGGCTGGAACTGGGACGACCGCGACAAGCTGAACGTCAACGGCGGCGGCATCAGCCTCGGCCACCCCATCGGCGCGACCGGCGGCCGCATCCTGGCCAACCTGCTGCACGAGATGCAACGCCGCGAGGTCCGCTACGGCCTCGAGACCATGTGCATCGGAGGCGGTCAGGGCATCGCGGCGGTGTTCGAGCGGGCTTAG
- a CDS encoding SDR family NAD(P)-dependent oxidoreductase, with the protein MSDRITSPFQRYSTAREVVAGHDLSGQTIIVTGAATGIGVETVRALAEAGADVVIAARKPDLAAAAIADVEKTAKGKVSFEMLDLSDFASIRAFGARWGARPLNILINNAAVMACPLDHTKDGLEMQIGTNHFGHFLMTALLTPALIAGAKASGKTSRLVSLSSIGHVRSDIRWDDPHFRQGDYEKWASYGQAKTANALFAVGFSRRFRDQGVTANAVMPGGILTPLQRHLPIEEQRAMGWLDENDKAVTGFKTTEQGASTSVWAAVGPELEGIGGLYLEDCAQAVPWSKENPRAGVMPHALNPESAERLWALSVETTGAGA; encoded by the coding sequence ATGAGCGATCGCATCACTTCGCCCTTCCAGCGCTACTCGACCGCCCGCGAGGTGGTCGCGGGGCATGACCTGAGCGGGCAGACCATCATCGTCACCGGCGCCGCCACCGGCATCGGCGTCGAGACCGTGCGCGCCCTGGCCGAGGCCGGCGCCGACGTCGTCATCGCAGCCCGCAAGCCGGACCTGGCGGCGGCGGCCATTGCCGACGTCGAGAAGACGGCCAAAGGCAAGGTCAGCTTCGAGATGCTCGACCTGTCCGACTTCGCCTCGATCCGCGCCTTCGGGGCGCGGTGGGGCGCGCGGCCGCTGAACATCCTGATCAACAATGCCGCCGTCATGGCCTGTCCGCTGGATCACACCAAGGACGGGCTGGAGATGCAGATCGGCACCAACCATTTCGGCCACTTCCTGATGACGGCGCTGCTGACGCCGGCGCTGATCGCCGGGGCCAAGGCGAGCGGCAAGACCTCGCGGCTGGTGTCGCTGTCGTCGATCGGCCATGTGCGCAGCGACATCCGCTGGGACGACCCCCACTTCCGCCAGGGCGACTATGAGAAGTGGGCGTCCTACGGCCAGGCCAAGACGGCCAATGCCCTGTTCGCCGTGGGCTTCAGCAGGCGGTTCAGGGACCAGGGCGTCACCGCCAACGCCGTCATGCCGGGCGGCATCCTCACCCCGCTGCAGCGTCACCTGCCCATCGAGGAACAGCGGGCGATGGGCTGGCTGGACGAGAACGACAAGGCGGTGACCGGCTTCAAGACCACCGAACAGGGCGCCAGCACCAGCGTCTGGGCGGCGGTGGGGCCTGAGCTTGAGGGGATTGGCGGGCTGTACCTGGAAGACTGCGCCCAGGCCGTGCCGTGGTCGAAGGAGAACCCGCGAGCCGGTGTGATGCCGCATGCGCTGAACCCGGAAAGCGCCGAGCGGCTTTGGGCCTTGAGCGTGGAGACGACAGGGGCTGGTGCATGA
- a CDS encoding NAD(P)-dependent oxidoreductase: MSLAGKTLFITGASRGIGLAIALKAAKDGANIAVAAKTAEPHKHLPGTIYSAAAEIEAAGGRALPLVVDVRDEASVYDAVEKTVAAFGGIDICVNNASAIQPTGTEQTEMKRFDLMNQVNARGTFLTSKACIPHLKKAANPHVLALSPPLDLAPHWFGRHVAYSMAKYGMSLCMLGMSDEYRGQIAFNGLWPRTGIATAAIQFALAGDDGMRMCRTPEIMADAAYAIFNKQASTFTGNFLIDDSFLYGEGVRDFEPYRVDPSRPLMPDFFVPEDMPPPPGVKIG, translated from the coding sequence ATGAGCCTCGCAGGCAAGACCCTGTTCATCACCGGCGCCAGCCGGGGCATCGGCCTGGCCATCGCCCTGAAGGCCGCCAAGGACGGCGCCAACATCGCCGTGGCGGCCAAGACGGCCGAGCCGCACAAGCATCTGCCGGGGACCATCTATTCGGCGGCGGCGGAGATCGAGGCGGCGGGCGGAAGGGCTCTGCCGCTGGTCGTCGACGTGCGGGACGAGGCCTCGGTATACGACGCGGTCGAGAAGACGGTGGCGGCGTTCGGCGGCATCGACATCTGCGTCAACAACGCCTCGGCCATCCAGCCGACCGGCACCGAGCAGACCGAGATGAAGCGGTTCGACCTGATGAACCAGGTCAACGCGCGCGGAACCTTCCTGACCTCCAAGGCCTGCATCCCTCACCTGAAGAAGGCGGCCAATCCGCATGTGCTGGCCCTGTCCCCTCCCCTCGATCTGGCCCCGCACTGGTTCGGGCGGCATGTCGCCTATTCGATGGCCAAGTACGGCATGAGCCTGTGCATGCTGGGGATGAGCGACGAGTACCGGGGCCAGATCGCCTTCAACGGCCTGTGGCCGCGCACCGGCATCGCGACGGCGGCCATCCAGTTCGCCCTGGCCGGCGACGACGGCATGCGGATGTGCCGCACGCCGGAGATCATGGCCGACGCGGCCTATGCCATCTTCAACAAGCAAGCTTCCACCTTCACCGGCAATTTCCTGATCGACGACAGCTTCCTCTATGGTGAGGGCGTGCGGGATTTCGAGCCCTATCGCGTCGATCCGAGCCGGCCGCTGATGCCCGACTTCTTCGTGCCCGAAGACATGCCGCCGCCACCCGGAGTGAAGATCGGCTGA